Proteins encoded together in one Epinephelus moara isolate mb chromosome 2, YSFRI_EMoa_1.0, whole genome shotgun sequence window:
- the LOC126408496 gene encoding histone H2A, which yields MSGRGKKAAPKPKSSVSRSSRAGITFPVGRIHRLLRKGNYAERVGNGAAVYFAAVLEYLCAEILELAGNACRDNKKQRIAPRHILLAVKNDDELNKLLAGVTISEGGVIPNIQATLLPKKTKAPRDDSTAKDVQSQEF from the coding sequence ATGTCTGGCCGTGGGAAGAAAGCTGCACCCAAACCAAAGTCTTCAGTGTCCCGGTCTTCCAGAGCAGGGATCACCTTCCCCGTGGGCCGCATCCACAGACTGCTGAGGAAAGGCAATTATGCTGAGCGAGTTGGCAATGGCGCTGCGGTGTACTTCGCAGCCGTCCTGGAGTACCTCTGCGCAGAAATCCTGGAGTTGGCCGGAAACGCCTGTCGTGACAACAAGAAGCAGCGCATTGCTCCTCGCCATATCTTGTTGGCAGTGAAAAATGATGATGAGCTCAACAAACTGCTGGCAGGGGTCACGATCTCAGAGGGTGGTGTCATCCCAAATATCCAGGCAACCCTTCTCCCCAAGAAGACCAAGGCGCCCAGGGATGACAGTACAGCTAAAGATGTTCAGTCTCAGGAGTTTTAA